In Salinarimonas sp., a genomic segment contains:
- the ihfB gene encoding integration host factor subunit beta — MIKSELVMRIAEQNPHLYQRDVENIVNAILDTIADALARGDRVELRGFGAFSVKKRDARIGRNPRTGETVAVGEKAVPVFKTGKEMRVRLNRDGAEPDDGVAPIAAAR, encoded by the coding sequence ATGATCAAGTCCGAGCTGGTCATGCGCATTGCGGAGCAGAATCCGCATCTCTATCAGCGCGACGTGGAGAACATCGTCAACGCGATCCTCGACACCATCGCCGATGCGCTCGCGCGCGGGGACCGGGTGGAGCTGCGCGGCTTCGGCGCCTTCTCCGTGAAGAAGCGCGACGCGCGCATCGGGCGCAACCCGCGCACCGGCGAGACCGTTGCCGTCGGCGAGAAGGCCGTGCCCGTGTTCAAGACGGGCAAGGAGATGCGGGTCCGGCTCAATCGCGACGGCGCGGAACCCGACGACGGCGTGGCGCCCATCGCCGCCGCGCGCTAG
- the sppA gene encoding signal peptide peptidase SppA produces the protein MPSDAEYIADRRRLRRKLSFWRVAGVLLAIVAVVAIGWRVADLDPSRLPAGRDHVARVSVGGLITTDREAAEMLRELAETDSARGVIVSIDSPGGTTTGAEELFAALRDVAEAKPTVAFIDGLAASGGYIAALGADHIVSRQTAIVGSIGVLIQVPNVADLLEELGIEVAEIKSTPLKAAPSAVSPIDPDAVEAIQVVIDDTYRWFVDLVGERRPLSEVQVARVSDGRVYNGRQALSLGLVDALGDEETAIAWLEAERGVPVDLPIRNWEPDRDDGAFDVFTAGALAARIVGFDDLAATLARASSARRGLQLDGLLALWQPQIEN, from the coding sequence ATGCCGAGCGACGCCGAATACATCGCCGACCGACGCCGGCTGCGGCGCAAGCTGAGCTTCTGGCGTGTCGCCGGCGTGCTGCTCGCCATCGTGGCGGTCGTGGCCATCGGCTGGCGCGTGGCGGACCTCGATCCCTCGCGCCTCCCCGCCGGGCGCGACCATGTCGCGCGGGTGAGCGTCGGCGGGCTGATCACCACGGACCGCGAGGCCGCGGAGATGCTGCGCGAGCTCGCCGAGACCGACAGCGCCCGCGGCGTGATCGTCTCCATCGACAGTCCCGGCGGCACCACCACGGGCGCCGAGGAACTGTTCGCGGCCCTGCGCGATGTGGCGGAGGCGAAGCCGACGGTGGCCTTCATCGACGGCCTCGCCGCCTCGGGCGGCTACATCGCGGCGCTCGGCGCGGATCACATTGTCTCGCGCCAGACCGCGATCGTCGGCTCCATCGGCGTCTTGATCCAGGTGCCCAACGTGGCCGATCTGCTGGAGGAGCTCGGCATCGAGGTGGCGGAGATCAAGTCGACGCCGCTGAAGGCCGCGCCGTCCGCCGTCTCCCCCATCGATCCGGACGCGGTGGAGGCGATCCAGGTCGTGATCGACGACACCTATCGCTGGTTCGTCGATCTCGTCGGCGAGCGCCGGCCGCTCAGCGAGGTCCAGGTGGCGCGCGTCTCGGACGGGCGGGTCTACAACGGGCGTCAGGCGCTCTCGCTCGGTCTCGTCGACGCGCTCGGCGACGAGGAGACGGCGATCGCCTGGCTCGAGGCCGAGCGCGGCGTGCCCGTCGATCTGCCGATCCGCAATTGGGAGCCCGATCGCGACGACGGCGCCTTCGACGTCTTCACCGCCGGCGCCCTCGCCGCGCGCATCGTCGGATTCGACGACCTGGCTGCAACGCTCGCGCGCGCATCGTCCGCCAGGCGCGGTTTGCAGCTTGACGGCCTGCTCGCGCTCTGGCAGCCTCAAATCGAAAACTAA
- the mnmE gene encoding tRNA uridine-5-carboxymethylaminomethyl(34) synthesis GTPase MnmE, whose amino-acid sequence MAPPSAPTDTIYAPASGFGRAAICVIRLSGPAVRRALAALAGDVPEARRLVLRTLRDPARGEALDQALVAFFPAPHSFTGEDQAELHVHGGLATRAGVLAALGRVEGLRAAEPGEFTRRAFLEGRMDLDAVEGLADLIEAETQAQRRQALRQLEGGLGRLAEDWRRRLIEAQALVEAALDFSDEGDVAAQVEEQAAARMAGLEGEIAAALASAGRGESLREGYVVVLAGPPNAGKSTLMNALARRDVAIVSAVPGTTRDAIEVRCDLGGLPVTLIDTAGLRETEDLIEAEGVARTRAKIAGADLVVWLDPADAPAAPQADPTAPVLHVRTKADLAGGASRGALALSAATGAGVDALLAAIEERARGAMGEGGDAVVTRERHRLALERARDALRRGRAALEAGDTELAAEDARLAARAVGSISGRVDVEDVLDALFGAFCIGK is encoded by the coding sequence ATGGCGCCCCCCTCGGCCCCGACCGACACGATCTATGCGCCCGCCTCCGGCTTCGGCCGGGCCGCGATCTGCGTGATCCGGCTCAGCGGCCCGGCCGTGCGCCGCGCGCTCGCGGCGCTCGCGGGGGACGTTCCCGAGGCCCGGCGGCTCGTCCTGCGCACCCTGCGCGATCCGGCGCGCGGCGAGGCGCTCGACCAGGCGCTCGTCGCCTTCTTCCCCGCGCCGCACTCCTTCACCGGCGAGGACCAGGCCGAGCTGCACGTCCATGGCGGCCTCGCGACGCGCGCGGGCGTGCTCGCGGCGCTCGGCCGGGTCGAGGGCCTGCGCGCCGCCGAGCCCGGCGAGTTCACCCGGCGGGCCTTCCTCGAAGGCCGCATGGATCTCGATGCGGTCGAGGGGCTCGCCGACCTGATCGAGGCGGAGACGCAGGCCCAGAGACGTCAGGCCCTGCGCCAGCTGGAGGGCGGGCTCGGCCGGCTCGCGGAGGATTGGCGCCGCCGCCTGATCGAGGCGCAGGCGCTCGTCGAGGCCGCCCTCGACTTCTCCGACGAGGGCGACGTCGCCGCGCAGGTCGAGGAGCAGGCGGCCGCGCGCATGGCCGGGCTCGAGGGCGAGATCGCCGCGGCGCTCGCGAGCGCCGGGCGCGGCGAGAGCCTGCGCGAGGGCTACGTCGTCGTCCTCGCCGGGCCTCCGAACGCGGGCAAGTCCACCCTGATGAACGCCCTCGCCCGCCGCGACGTCGCCATCGTCTCGGCCGTGCCGGGCACGACCCGCGACGCCATCGAGGTGCGCTGCGACCTCGGCGGGCTTCCGGTGACGCTGATCGACACCGCCGGCCTGCGCGAGACCGAGGACCTGATCGAGGCCGAGGGCGTCGCGCGCACGCGGGCGAAGATCGCGGGCGCCGACCTCGTCGTCTGGCTCGATCCGGCCGACGCGCCGGCGGCGCCGCAGGCCGACCCGACGGCGCCGGTGCTGCACGTGCGCACGAAGGCCGATCTCGCCGGCGGCGCATCGAGGGGCGCGCTCGCGCTCTCCGCCGCGACCGGCGCCGGCGTCGACGCGCTCCTCGCCGCGATCGAGGAGCGGGCGCGCGGCGCCATGGGGGAGGGCGGCGACGCCGTCGTCACCCGCGAACGGCATCGGCTGGCGCTCGAGCGGGCGCGGGACGCCCTCCGCCGGGGACGCGCGGCGCTCGAGGCCGGCGACACGGAGCTCGCGGCGGAAGACGCCCGGCTCGCCGCCCGGGCGGTGGGGTCGATTTCCGGGCGCGTCGACGTCGAGGACGTGCTCGACGCGCTGTTCGGGGCCTTCTGCATCGGCAAGTGA